The window CAACGCGCTGCTCCATCTCTCGATGGGCGGCCATTGGGTGGTTCGACTGTGAATAAGATGTGGCTCGATTTACCGGGCTTGACTACCCGTCCCACCAGCCGTCCTGCAGGTCAAGGAAGAGATATGGAGAGGGATAAAAGCCAGGGATCATCTACAAAGCCCAGCTAAGATAACGGGGGGTGTCGGAACGGGGATTGCGCCAAGCAACCTGCGAGAGGAGGAGACGAAAGTGAGTTCAGTCGTTGAAACCTTTCGTTGAGACGCTCCGGTGGTCGATCTGTCGTTGCCGACCCTCTGCGTCTCGATCTTGGCGTCTCGGTGCCTTGGCGGTTCGTTCTCTGGGGCATGCCGAAAACCGGCTCAAGACGATCACTCCGCGGAACCCGACCCCCGGCGCCAAAAAGGTGGCCTTCGTGTATGATTACATGGGCCCTTGACACGATGCGTCTCGCAAAGCGAGACCCATCGCGTAGCGACGGCCGGGCCTCGCCCGGTGCAGCGAGTCAAGGGTGGGACGTGGTCATGGTCCTGAACGGCAGCAACGAGAACGTCCGCAAATACACCCTTGACACGGCGCTTCCCGCCTCGCGGGAAGGATCGCGGCGCGATCCAGGGGCTTCGCCCCTTGCGACGAGTCAAGGGTACACCTGGGGCCTTGCCCTTGGCGCGACGCGGCCCGCAACGCGGGCCGGGTTGCGCGGCAACCCGCAGGTTTCACCTGCCGCGGCGAGTCAAGGGCTGGATCTTTCCGGCACAATCCACGGCGCCGGTGGCATCGGCGGCCTGCTCGCCAGCTACCATCCGACCGGCGGCAATCGCTACTGGTACTTCTACGACGCCAATGACAACGTCGGCCAAGTGCTCGACACCACGGACACCGGCAACATCTCCATCGCCGCCCGGTACGAGTACGACCCGTACGGCAACCTGATCCTCAGCAGCGGTCCGTACAAGGACGCCAATCCCTTCCGCTTCTCGACGAAATGGTATGATGTCGAAACGGACATGTATTACTTCGGGTATCGGTACTACCTCTCGAGGCTCGGAAGGTGGGGAAATGAGGATCCGCTTGGGGAAATAGGTGGACTGAATCTGTACGCCTACGTTCACAATGCTCCCGTATCGCTGATCGATTTGCTCGGGCTAGCCCATTGTGCCTGGGTCACCGCGAAAGATGCCTTCGGCATTCCCGGATTTCGCTTTCTCGGCGGTGCCCATCTTGCGCTGGAACTCGATCGCGATGGCAAGAAGACGTTGATCGAGCTTCAAGCTTTCAATG of the Phycisphaerae bacterium genome contains:
- a CDS encoding RHS repeat-associated core domain-containing protein, translating into MITWALDTMRLAKRDPSRSDGRASPGAASQGWDVVMVLNGSNENVRKYTLDTALPASREGSRRDPGASPLATSQGYTWGLALGATRPATRAGLRGNPQVSPAAASQGLDLSGTIHGAGGIGGLLASYHPTGGNRYWYFYDANDNVGQVLDTTDTGNISIAARYEYDPYGNLILSSGPYKDANPFRFSTKWYDVETDMYYFGYRYYLSRLGRWGNEDPLGEIGGLNLYAYVHNAPVSLIDLLGLAHCAWVTAKDAFGIPGFRFLGGAHLALELDRDGKKTLIELQAFNDKRHSSANRVGSGPLGPMRYIYYALTASWFGLSGREDLRRINAICERIFGFPAISLIDLLDGAGQASEYGTGLLNFYGLYVSPDLTGRGKRFPVPLTPGLEAEQLDRLEEAARQIGEKAERAQMVLSANDLRFNTRYGQFIIDKFSIGIVVGLGYDPLLRNSNSFIGTVFRQAGVQPPVAVQDSLGFDRDFTQWTWWDLEFHKMFQDAFADAMK